AAGGTTATATTCCTGCCATCGAGTTCAATGAAGTGTCTGAACCGACCACATTCTTCTGGACCCTGTGGAAGTTGCCTTTGTTCAACGCCAGAAGCGTCCAAGAAGTTCTGAGTGAAGTTCAAGGCTGCCGGTCTGAATACTCCAACTGCTTCGTGCGCGTTGTCGGTTTTGACAACATCAAGCAGTGCCAAGTGCTCAGCTTCATCGTACACAAGCCGAACACCAGAGGCTACTAGAACTCTGTTCTCAAATTT
Above is a genomic segment from Microcoleus sp. FACHB-68 containing:
- a CDS encoding ribulose bisphosphate carboxylase small subunit, which produces MKTLPKERRYETLSYLPPLSDAQIAKQIQYILDQGYIPAIEFNEVSEPTTFFWTLWKLPLFNARSVQEVLSEVQGCRSEYSNCFVRVVGFDNIKQCQVLSFIVHKPNTRGY